In Phaseolus vulgaris cultivar G19833 chromosome 7, P. vulgaris v2.0, whole genome shotgun sequence, the genomic stretch AGACAAACCCAGATGCTGCTGATGCCATGTTCCTGTGTGTGTTGTGTAACTTAGGTTGTCTCTCTGGTTTTGGTGATCTGAAGTGCTGCAAAAGGACATGAGCAACAGAAGCAGTGAGAGGCTTTGAATGAAGATGAATATGTTTTAGTTTGGGAAATTATCTGATCCCCAGAAGTGTGCATCAATCGTGTCCTCCACTAGGGTGCTGCCACTTGTCAACCATATCTCATTCCATTGGATAATGTTATTACAACTCATCCAAACTCTGTGTGGCTTCCATACTCACTCTGCTATGCAACCAAACATGAAAATGCCAAATGAGCATTTCAAAAGAATATTCATTTACAATCTTTTTTATCACAATTTTATCCAATTTTATCACGTTTATTTTTTCTATCTAAATTCTCCAACGCAACATTTTATTTGAAAGGTTCGAGTTTAGTTTCATACTAATCAATAACATGTTTTGCCAATAAAGTAACACAGCATAAACATAGTGTTCTTTCTTTCTTGTTATAAGTCAACTTTAATTTTGGTtcttataaatttgtttgtttcTCTAATATTAAGAATAACTAATATTTCCTAATATTATATGATACGAAGGTCATGGTTTTCACTAgtgtttattatttaaaacttaaaatgaaGATTAGAgattaagaataataatttccattttttaagatataaaaaaataacggGTTTAAAATCAAAActctttaattatttaaaaattaaaaaattacaattacaaattttataagaaaaaaaaaataaaactcgttcattttacagaaaaaataattaagcaaaaatacatattatatatacacatcttatatatatataatatctcaTGCTAACTAATACTTATTATATGCCATAAACATCATTATAAACGTGTATATACAAGGTTTATTCATATATACAAGGctaattaaagtttttttttaaaaaaaaaaatataaacatatgtACATGTATACATACAATGGTAACATGATGTTTATATATTAGATAGTTAAAAATTCAAGATGACTTGAGTTGGAAGTcttacattaaatataaatctatTAGATACACAATATATATAAGCatacagataaaaaaaatctaatatcttgtattaaatataaatttgtttttaatttattaatggcAAATTTCTTCAATGTTTCGGCTTAGCTTGAAGAACCACAAGTGATGAAAAACATTGAATaaacataaaagttttttttaacttatcatTGTATTTCCACTTTGTTGTATATATACAATGCTATCATTGCAATGAGAAAGATTgtatttatgaaatattattaatatattaataaataattaaataattttaatttatgtaggtatatattttaatttttttattgcaatAATGATGTATAGAGatgttttatataaataattttatacaaccttaaattgaaatattttaataataataaattttacaacATATATACTTTCACCTAATACAATCATCTCtaaatttatacaatataaCAAAGATaccaaatttatacaaaataacaaaataccaaatcacaaaaaaaaaacataagttAGAAAACAGAAAtataatagttataaatattaataaggtTTGAACAACCTATATGGTTGCCCACATTAAGTccaactaaaattaaaaaaatatcttttttttttatcagactTTAAAAACAGTTATGACtcctaaaaatatattacaataaactttcaatcaaattattttcataatgaTAACTCGAAAGTGTTGCCATGTATGTTCATCATCtgcttcaaaaataattttaacattatTCTGAAGTGAGTGTTCCCTGCAGGATTCTTTCCATCTACTTCCCAATTTGACAGTCTTCTGGGAACATTTCGGATTAGAACTTTGCATTGCACCTACTCGTTTGGACCGTGCAAAGTGACATTTTGGAATCTACCTCTTCACATGTAAACTGCGAAAGTCACAGGCAAATACTAcacaataataaaaagttaaatatttgaaattgtgaaaaaaaaatacattttcatttaatatatgtaaaacaaaagtcaattataaaaaaaaataccacaTGACTTGCTGTGCACTAGGAAGCAATCAAAGTTAGTGTAAAATGCACAATTGCATGATACGTTAATGAGCTTCAACTTTCAATCTCTAGAAAAAAATCTACGACAATATTTTCGGCCAACGGATCCTCAAATATCGTTACATCAAAATAGTTATCCCCCACGTAACAGAACAAAATTTGATAAGATCCTTCTTTTAACACGTACAACTTACGCATTTCATCGCAACCTTGAACAATCAAGGGATTGTGCAGGTCCATATTATAACGTACATTGAATATATTTCTTCTTTGATCCGCAAGGGTCCATATAAAATCCAGTTTCGTACCAAATATTATTGCAAAGACCCAATCCACAAAAAAATCATACTATGATAATATAAGCATAATATGATAATGCAGACAAAGAATAGTTAACCCTAAAacggaaagaaaaaaaacatatggaGAATAAATATGATAACATACCTCTGAAGGTTGTATAATGCTCTTGAATGTACCTATTGTTTCCCTGCTTATGATTTTTGTTGAGTCTGCGTTGTTCATTTTGTTTGTTTAAAAGTTAATGAAGGACTAAATGGTTTACCAGAGGAAAGTATATAGAGAGTAGAGGTAGATTAGAGTTCAAAAACTTTTCAGAAATGCAAACTAATGGTGTGATTGTGGAAaggtatataatttataaataataactaataagtaataattaatagtttttatggcaataaaaaaaggaaaaaaatgttaCATTTCTAGGTATTGAAATGATGAatggtaattttttaaaataacagtCATACTAAATAAATTGGTATTTTTCATTATGAATGAGAAGTACAGACAACCATAGAAAAGAAGATGGGTAAACAATGGATTTAAAATGCAAGAGTTTGAAAAGGACTTCAGGAGTTAGGTATACGTTTTAATGTGAAATGAGAAACTTTTATGAGGCAACACATCAATCCAATCCAGCAGAGCAAAGTGCATGCCTAAAAAATGCACCctcatgaataaaaaatatttttgtgattAAATACACATTCACACATATCCCGTATATTAGAATCTATTTATACCTCTGTGATTCTCACAAGAAGCATCAGTTAGTGCTagctttccttttcctttttttttcatcttgaTCATATATCTCCTTATCAAACAAATGAGGATTTAAACAAATCAGTACTTAACAAACATTTTATATTACAGACATCAGTAAAACATAACTTACCAATGAACTATTATTGTCACTGATGAACCATGTCTTCATCCacacaaatttttttaactctAAAGGTTTGCTCTGAAGCCTTTATCCATTTTTGAGTCAACcttaaacaaaacatttttctcCAATATTTCTGCAAATTCATTTagaagattttcattctaaaataaaatgaaattcaaattaatcaatgctatatatatatatatatatatatatatatataattcacatCTAAAGGTGTGCAACAATAACCTTATCATGGCTTTCAAACATTTCAGCACATGATTTACTCAAGAGTGAACTTGCTTCTCTGTCAAAAAGCATGAAGGTTGTAGAATCAATGTCATTGATCACACGAAGTTGCACTTTATACCTACCATACAAATACAATATATTCAAAGTAACACATTAGTATTGTACTATAATCAATATCCGAGAATAAATCAATAACACATACTTCAAAACGTGTACCTAAGGGTGACCTTCATTACGTGCTTATTgcatttttaacaaaaaaacattttggaGTCGGGGTAAACTGCCTTGTTACAGATGCAGGCAGTATACCACAAATCATTGTCGTCCACAACATGTTTTATAGTTACAAGAACTATGAATGTGTTGACCTGTTTCAATAAATGTAATAATAAGTGGAAACAAAAGACAAATaagagattaaaatatataatgacGTTTACTTCTCTACAATCCTTCAACCCTGCTATGGTGTTCCTGGCGGTGGAATGAAGAAACTCATCTTCATGAGTTTGTTTTGAAGattcacatagttggctaagcCTTTGGGATGGAGAGTCCATTGTTTCTAACATTCTTTaccattaaaacaaaattagaaTTCATTCAAAAAATCTTTTCACCAATATCAAATAATGATATTTCTAAAGTACCTCTTTTTCAACAGTAATGCTTCTTCAGTCAGTACATTATATTCCACTCTTGTGCAATCAATACAGTTTTGAACATAAATGTTgtctatataataaaaaatcaacatgtaaattaaaaaatctagactaataaaaaataataaagataagATACTTTGATTCATCCAAAATGATACCTCTGAAGAACTTGACTTTGGCAAATTCTATAGATATGACTGCATTGTCTACTTCCCCAGCTGAGAGGAATGCATTTAACTAATCTACATAATTCCCAAAAAGGGTACATTGAATCCTAAAACTACTCTCATAAAACAACTCTGTTACAGAAtcagttaaaaaataaacaatggTGGATAGAATTTAGAACATTACCCATCACAATCTATGGAGATGACATTTATTTTGGTAACTTTTCCTTCCTTTGTCAACTCCCGCTTTGTGCCAACTCCAGTCAGAATTCCAATTATATCTTTGTAAAACATTACTGAAGTTAATAACAGTAAACTTGTATTGAAAAGATACTAAACACCAacataaaagttaatttaactAACCCACTAAAAAGTCGGtgtcaaagccagcaacaaaaAGTAGTGAAAGAGGTGTGTAATGTGGTTTAGTTTGTGGTACCACTTCATTAGCCATTAAATATACCTTTGTTCCATACTGGAAGTTAATCTTATAAGCATGTTTAGTTGTTCTGTAAGATCCTAAATTGGATGTCACACTAAACGATTGGATGGAATACACATGACCTTCATATATCTGACTCTGGAATTTATATATTAGTGTCCTCCTCACAGATGCATGGATTCGTACTccctaaaaaaatacataaggAAATCATGTTGAAAAGAAacacatataaaatatatgtatgtCACAACTCTGAGTTTTATGAAAAACTTACTTGTTCATCCTGTAGCACCATCTCTAGTGAAAAAGGGATTTTTTGTTTCATGAAATCTTGCACAAACCATAGTCGTAAGACTCTAACAACCACATTCCATGACTCCTTTGTTGAATTCATGTCATTTAATACATTGATTGTTTGATCTAATTTCAATATAGACATAGTGTATTCCACGAAATAGGAAAAACAGTTTTAGTGAGAGAAACACAATgtcagaataaaatttcaatctgAATGTATTCATAATGCTGAAGTTCATTTAAATAGAGTCACCATTACCTAACTTTATAACACACCTTCATAATAAATGTATATGCTTTCCACATTCAACTTTCCATGTGTCAACTAAATTTTAACACTGTTAAGGTTAACCCAAGGCACGACTTTTTTTAAAGCACACATAAATTAATTGTCTTGCCAGAATTCTCGTCTTTCGACAATGAAAGGTACATCACGTTACCTATATATAAAAGCAATTATGCACATACTTTTTGTAGTTTTAGGATGGCTTCTTCTACTTTATACACTATTGAAGAAAAAATTGATCATTGTACACTGCTCTCATAAACCTCATTCAAACAATGTTATGAATCCAGACAAAATTAGTACTGTTTTGGTGATACTTTCCAGAATCCACTTTCTATTTGGCAGCCCAATTTGAACAACGTTTGGGAAAGGCCATGGCAGACCTTTTGCTCTACCACCTAGAACTTTGTAGGATTGACAACTTTGGCAATTGGTTCACTTCATGAAACATACCAGGTTGAATTATACAGATGTGCAAACATTGATCAATCTGAACTGCTCTCACAAAAAGTAATTTTGCACATACTTTTTACAGTTTTGAGAAAGCTTATTCAAGTTTATACACTATTGGAGAAAACATTGATGAATGTGTCTCGTAATACAAACAAACCTCATTGAAACAATGTCataaattttctcaaaattgGCGCCAAGTGAATTCTCACAATccactttctatttttttattaaattttacaaattacAGTTTTTACTCACTTATTTGAAGATATAGATGGTGAAACTTTATTCTTGAAGCAATAATCAAGCATGCAAATATAGAACACAAATTGGTATGCTGGCTTGTGTAAGTGTTTTTCGAGAAGGCTTATTTAACTTTATGCACTATTGGAGAAAACATTGATGAATGTGTCTCATAATACAAACAAACCTCATTGAAGCAATGCCATAAATCTAGTCAAATTTAGTGCAGTCAAATTGGCGCCACATGATTTCCCAAAATccactttctatttttttttattaaattttaaaaattacaatttttactCACTTATTTGAAGATATAGATGGTGATAGATGGTGAAATTTTATTCTTGAAGCAATAATCATGCATGCAAATATGGAACACAGATTGGTATGCTGGCTTGTATAAGTATTTTTACATTTGACTTAATTTTAGGTTGATTTGTTTACAACTTTTCCATtcattgatattaatattacaGGGAAAGATGGAGGATGTGTTCTCCTTGTATGAACTGGCTATTGCTATTGAGAAAGGAAAAGAATATTCACAAACATTGTCGATCTTGTTTGCTCAGTATTCTCGATTTGTATATTTGGTATGTCCTTAACATTTTTGCATGAAAATACTCTTTTGTGTCTTTGTTATTTGAAGCTAGTTATTGGTTTGAGGTGCAATATTCAAAGTGGTCTTTCCAATTTTGACATGCAATATATTCAAATTGGGCTTTATACAATACtacattataaaatattcaaattcgATTTTCCAATTCTGAGACAAATTAGAACATTATTCGATTAAAATATTGCTAATAtggttaaattaaataaaattgaaaaataaaataaaataaaatcaaacacaTAACATGTAATAATGAAACAAAACATAACTTGTAATGAAATAAAAGTAACATTGTCATTCGCTGAAATATATTTGCgaaattaacttgttcattAATCACAGATCTGTGGGTTGTACCTCAATATTAGcctcaaaaatcaatttttcaCCTTTCACGAAATGCATGCATCTTACAAAATTCTCTCCatccagcaccaaatttaaCAGAAGCTTTTGGAGGTAACCGTAGCCTGGGTTTCCGAATGAAATTGGCAAAAGAAACAGGAAGATCATAAAAGCCAAGTAACATATGTATAAATACAATTATCAAGtaatataaagtaaaataaaacttaagaaaTGATGCAATAAAAAATTACCAGATGGCTTCATTGACACAGATAGTGTGATAGTGAaatgtgttgaaccaagtggtgttcaagttttgaagaatcgaAATCCTTttaaggatgttgaagccttggttgtgcttgatgttgttgtgctggtttagcttagttctggggtagtttatatgttgtaattcaccctttgattaaatctaaagcattagcattctcaatctttgtgaaagtaaaatgttttcaaactaagttaaaacaactaattgttttgtcgaaacaaccgattgtttatacttaggtgttttgaggaaaagattgaaaactgtttttaaaatggttgaactgttaagtaccaaaacaaccgattgattcgaggaaacaaccgattgtttgttttaggaccataacagaaaaactgttttatgttTGACgaagctttaaatgatttaactgcttacgctccagtcattaaatgttttgaccaatcttttaatgcaatttaagagtttgttaagatttgataacaaactacatctttgaatatattcagaaaaacatatttgagatttaagaatctttgacaaagtttttacTAAGagtttgagtttttcaaagagctgagattgctaagagtttgtgattgatcaaagtgtatggaataggattctgcttgtattgatttcagattatcttctgtaacaagtgtaatccttgtactatgttgaacaagtattcgtttctgtgttttgctgacattggctgtgtgttcttaaggggatcaagatcagcaatcttagtgttggtgtgttgaccaaggagagtgtgtttcttgaggtgttcaaggtcattctcttggttgttgtgtaagtgatcaaggtgtgattgcttagtggatttcctcagggtttctgagaagactgaatgtagctctgggtttggagtgaaccagtataaacaactgtgtacaatctctctatctctaactctttaatttcagtttatttgttgtttgctggtataaacaactgattgtttctacaaaacaaccgattgtttttctggtactacaacttttgcttgctgttttggcgaactgaatttctgaatcaattgtttcctgagataaattcattctagttttgaaaagtttgtgaaaaccctctttaaataattcaccccctccccctctagtttaaagtcatcttttctaacaaaataaagatacaGACCGTCAATGAGAGGGTAACAACTCTCGATATGATCATAAAATTTATTCACGATTGAAGAAGACGATCTTCCCTTAAACAAAGTAATCTTAAAACTGTTATTTCCTACATAatcaaaatat encodes the following:
- the LOC137829323 gene encoding uncharacterized protein, translated to MSILKLDQTINVLNDMNSTKESWNVVVRVLRLWFVQDFMKQKIPFSLEMVLQDEQGVRIHASVRRTLIYKFQSQIYEGHVYSIQSFSVTSNLGSYRTTKHAYKINFQYGTKLNAFLSAGEVDNAVISIEFAKVKFFRDNIYVQNCIDCTRVEYNVLTEEALLLKKRMLETMDSPSQRLSQLCESSKQTHEDEFLHSTARNTIAGLKDCREVNTFIVLVTIKHVVDDNDLWYKVQLRVINDIDSTTFMLFDREASSLLSKSCAEMFESHDKNENLLNEFAEILEKNVLFKVDSKMDKGFRANL